The Skermanella pratensis genome has a window encoding:
- the pspA gene encoding phage shock protein PspA, which produces MGIFSRLSDIINSNLNAILDRAEDPEKLIRLVIQEMEDTLVEVRSSTVKTIAERKEIERRLVSLNRELEDWQRKAELALSRDREDLAKGALVAKSKIAEQIDTLQHQLVHIEEALAKSSEDISRLQEKLTDAKKREKAIVLRQKSAASRLKVNTQIHDDRINEAFARFEQVERNLDEMEGRVEAFDLGRKRTLAEEFSDLEASSKVEQELADLKARLHNSKPVAG; this is translated from the coding sequence ATGGGCATTTTTTCGCGCCTGAGCGACATCATCAATTCCAACCTCAACGCGATCCTCGACCGCGCCGAGGATCCCGAGAAGCTGATCCGCCTGGTGATCCAGGAGATGGAGGACACGCTGGTCGAGGTCCGCTCCAGCACCGTCAAGACCATCGCCGAGCGCAAGGAGATCGAGCGCCGCCTGGTTTCCCTCAACCGCGAATTGGAGGACTGGCAGCGCAAGGCCGAACTGGCGCTGTCGCGCGACCGGGAGGATCTCGCCAAGGGCGCGCTGGTCGCCAAGTCCAAGATCGCCGAGCAGATCGACACGCTTCAGCACCAACTCGTCCATATCGAGGAGGCGCTGGCCAAGAGCAGCGAGGACATCAGCCGGCTGCAGGAGAAGCTGACCGACGCCAAGAAGCGCGAGAAGGCCATCGTGCTGCGCCAGAAGTCGGCGGCCAGCCGGCTGAAGGTCAACACCCAGATCCACGACGACCGGATCAACGAGGCGTTCGCCCGGTTCGAACAGGTCGAGCGGAACCTGGACGAGATGGAAGGGCGGGTCGAGGCCTTCGATCTCGGCCGGAAGCGGACGCTGGCCGAGGAGTTCTCCGACCTGGAGGCCTCGTCCAAGGTTGAGCAGGAGCTGGCCGACCTGAAGGCCCGCCTGCACAACTCCAAGCCGGTGGCGGGCTAA
- a CDS encoding class I SAM-dependent methyltransferase, with translation MPDRLRAQYEAYPYPARDPRDEAKRLLTGSPGHLDEVNHYVFGGRLGGSPGGTAPFRVLFAGGGTGDGTIMLAQQAADAGLAAEITYLDLSDASRSIAERRAEARGLTNIRFRSGSLLDWAGLGSFDYIDCCGVLHHLEDPAAGLRSLLSALAPGGGIGLMVYGTFGRTGVYPLQDALRTLADGLPDAERVDLAKRLLKTLPPTNWLKRNPFIGDHQESDAGLYDLLLHSRDRAYTVPELADLASGCGLAITAFIEPARYDPARYIADPRVRRRLDGLGAVARAALAEQLSGSMAKHVCYLVRPEDAADAVATPDDLDMVPVLRDLDGAAIARGLKPGAGLRADLGGMPVNLPMPRLAGPLLARIDGRTSVGKLYEALGKVEPGLTIPAFLAQFNDLYTVLNGMNKLLLRRQHGAAQGVQYY, from the coding sequence ATGCCCGACCGCCTGCGCGCCCAGTACGAGGCCTATCCCTATCCCGCGCGCGATCCCCGTGACGAGGCCAAGCGCCTGCTGACCGGGTCGCCGGGTCATCTGGACGAGGTGAACCACTATGTCTTCGGCGGCCGTCTCGGCGGGAGTCCCGGCGGGACGGCGCCGTTCCGCGTGCTGTTCGCCGGCGGCGGGACCGGCGACGGCACGATCATGCTGGCCCAGCAGGCGGCCGACGCCGGGCTGGCGGCCGAGATCACCTATCTGGACCTGTCGGATGCCTCGCGGTCGATCGCGGAGCGGCGGGCCGAGGCGCGGGGGCTGACCAACATCCGCTTCCGCAGCGGGTCGCTGCTCGACTGGGCGGGGCTGGGGAGCTTCGACTACATCGACTGCTGCGGCGTGCTGCACCATCTGGAGGACCCCGCGGCGGGGCTCCGGTCGCTGCTGTCCGCCCTGGCGCCCGGCGGCGGCATCGGGCTGATGGTCTACGGCACGTTCGGGCGGACGGGGGTCTATCCGCTGCAGGACGCCCTGCGCACCCTGGCGGACGGGCTGCCCGACGCCGAGCGGGTAGACCTGGCCAAACGCCTGCTCAAGACCTTGCCGCCGACCAATTGGCTGAAGCGCAACCCTTTCATCGGCGACCACCAGGAGTCCGACGCCGGACTCTACGACCTGCTGCTGCACAGCCGCGACCGCGCCTATACGGTGCCGGAGCTGGCGGACCTGGCATCGGGCTGCGGCCTCGCCATCACCGCCTTTATCGAGCCGGCGCGCTACGATCCCGCGCGCTACATCGCCGATCCCCGCGTCCGGCGGCGCCTGGACGGTCTCGGCGCGGTGGCGCGGGCCGCCCTGGCCGAGCAGCTTTCGGGCAGCATGGCGAAACATGTGTGCTACCTGGTGCGGCCGGAGGACGCCGCCGATGCCGTGGCGACACCCGACGACCTGGACATGGTGCCGGTGTTGCGGGATCTCGACGGCGCCGCCATCGCCCGCGGCCTCAAGCCCGGCGCCGGCTTGCGCGCCGACCTCGGCGGGATGCCGGTGAACCTGCCGATGCCCCGGCTGGCCGGTCCGTTGCTGGCCCGGATCGACGGCCGCACCAGCGTGGGTAAGCTCTATGAAGCACTTGGAAAAGTTGAACCGGGGTTGACCATTCCGGCGTTTCTTGCACAATTCAACGATCTGTACACGGTTCTGAATGGGATGAACAAACTCCTGCTCCGCCGGCAACATGGGGCCGCGCAAGGCGTTCAGTATTACTGA
- a CDS encoding asparaginase, giving the protein MSDHHGHACCGHGHTHGHDASGSLAGPLAGSLEGHAELGAAETPVLVEVTRGGVVESRHRGIAAVVDADGHVVAHWGDFEKPVYARSAIKSLQAIPLVESGAVEAFGISDEELALACASHNGEERHTRLVAAWLERIGCGPADLECGTHLPYDEQTAHGLIRAGEGPGTVHNNCSGKHAGMLSTARHKGEATKGYIRFDHPVQQRILGVLEQMTARDLSAAPRGVDGCGIPTIAIPLGSLALAMARMADPRELPDRRAEAVARIRHAWGAHPYLVGGRGTFDTRMMEAAAGEALVKIGAEGVMCAVLPKLGLGIAVKIEDGATRAAGIAMAALLRQCKVLTEARWQELAEVTHPVITNRVGLPVGEIRPAAGWPE; this is encoded by the coding sequence ATGAGCGATCACCACGGCCACGCCTGTTGCGGACATGGCCATACCCATGGACACGACGCTTCCGGCTCCCTGGCCGGGCCACTGGCCGGGTCACTGGAAGGTCATGCCGAGCTGGGCGCCGCCGAGACGCCGGTCCTGGTCGAGGTGACGCGCGGCGGCGTCGTCGAATCCCGCCATCGCGGCATCGCCGCCGTCGTCGACGCCGATGGCCACGTGGTCGCCCACTGGGGCGATTTCGAGAAGCCGGTCTATGCCCGCTCGGCGATCAAGTCGCTGCAGGCGATCCCGCTGGTCGAGAGCGGCGCCGTCGAGGCGTTCGGCATCTCCGACGAGGAACTGGCGCTGGCCTGCGCCTCCCACAACGGCGAGGAGCGCCACACCAGGCTGGTCGCCGCCTGGCTGGAGCGGATCGGCTGCGGGCCCGCGGACCTGGAATGCGGCACCCACCTGCCGTATGACGAGCAGACCGCCCACGGCCTGATCCGGGCGGGCGAGGGGCCCGGGACCGTCCATAACAACTGCTCCGGCAAGCATGCCGGCATGCTCTCCACCGCCCGGCACAAGGGCGAGGCTACCAAGGGCTATATCCGCTTCGACCACCCGGTGCAGCAGCGCATCCTGGGCGTGCTGGAGCAGATGACGGCGCGCGACCTGTCCGCGGCGCCCCGGGGCGTTGACGGCTGCGGCATCCCGACCATCGCGATCCCGCTGGGGTCGCTCGCGCTGGCGATGGCCCGGATGGCCGACCCGCGCGAACTGCCGGACCGAAGGGCCGAGGCGGTCGCCCGCATCCGGCACGCCTGGGGGGCCCATCCCTATCTGGTCGGCGGGCGCGGCACCTTCGACACCCGCATGATGGAGGCGGCCGCCGGCGAGGCGCTGGTCAAGATCGGTGCCGAGGGCGTGATGTGCGCCGTCCTGCCCAAGCTGGGCCTGGGCATCGCCGTGAAGATCGAGGATGGCGCCACCCGCGCCGCCGGAATCGCCATGGCCGCCCTGCTGCGCCAGTGCAAGGTGCTGACCGAGGCCCGCTGGCAGGAACTGGCGGAGGTGACCCATCCCGTGATCACCAACCGTGTCGGCCTCCCGGTCGGGGAGATCCGTCCGGCTGCCGGGTGGCCCGAGTAA
- the pspF gene encoding phage shock protein operon transcriptional activator, whose translation MTRPSPDLPALMGESPAFQAMLEHVSKAAPLDKPTLVIGERGTGKELVAARLHYLSRRWDRAFVKLNCGALAESLLESELFGHEAGAFTGAVRRHVGRFELADDGTLFLDEIANAPPAVQEKMLRVIEYGEFERVGGSQTLATDVRLIGATNADLPALAAEGKFRADLLDRLSFDVITIPPLRARPEDIPLLAENFAVAMARELGRPYFPGFTDRALGHLLAHDWPGNVRELKNTVERTVYRSERPDRPVDTVVLDPFASPWRPVPPASPPPPVPASRPAPPEPDSFPDAVRAFEIGLLTAALERNQFNRKRAAADLGLRYHQFRGYLRKYGLSEDRSP comes from the coding sequence ATGACAAGACCTTCCCCCGATCTGCCCGCCCTGATGGGCGAGTCCCCGGCCTTCCAGGCGATGCTGGAGCATGTCTCCAAGGCGGCTCCGCTGGACAAGCCGACGCTGGTGATCGGCGAGCGCGGCACCGGCAAGGAGCTGGTGGCGGCCCGCCTGCACTATCTGTCCAGGCGATGGGACCGCGCGTTCGTCAAGCTCAACTGCGGCGCGCTGGCCGAGTCGCTGCTGGAAAGCGAGCTGTTCGGCCACGAGGCCGGCGCCTTCACCGGTGCCGTGCGGCGCCATGTCGGCCGGTTCGAACTGGCCGACGACGGCACCCTGTTCCTGGACGAGATCGCCAACGCCCCGCCGGCGGTCCAGGAGAAGATGCTGCGCGTGATCGAGTACGGCGAGTTCGAGCGGGTCGGCGGCAGCCAGACACTGGCGACCGACGTCCGCCTGATCGGCGCCACCAACGCCGACCTCCCGGCGCTCGCGGCGGAGGGGAAGTTCCGCGCCGACCTGCTGGACCGGCTGAGCTTCGACGTCATCACGATCCCGCCGCTGCGCGCCCGGCCGGAGGACATCCCCCTGCTGGCCGAGAATTTCGCCGTCGCCATGGCGCGGGAACTGGGGCGGCCCTATTTTCCCGGCTTTACCGACCGCGCCCTCGGGCATCTGCTGGCCCACGACTGGCCGGGCAATGTCCGCGAGCTGAAGAACACGGTGGAACGCACCGTCTACCGGTCCGAGCGGCCCGACCGGCCGGTCGACACGGTGGTGCTCGATCCCTTCGCCTCGCCCTGGCGGCCCGTACCGCCCGCCTCCCCGCCGCCGCCGGTCCCGGCCTCCCGCCCGGCTCCGCCGGAGCCGGATTCCTTCCCGGACGCGGTGCGCGCTTTCGAGATCGGGCTGCTGACGGCGGCCCTGGAGCGCAACCAGTTCAACCGGAAGCGGGCGGCCGCGGACCTCGGTCTCCGTTACCACCAGTTCCGCGGCTACCTGCGGAAATACGGGCTGTCGGAAGACCGGTCGCCCTGA
- a CDS encoding RNA methyltransferase — protein MRGYFAIGVEGVSKAFNVGNLVRSAHAFGASFAFTIDARLDKRQLRVSDTSDAGSHLPLYHYPDLASLDLPQGCALVGVELLDCSIDLPSFRHPLRAAYVFGPERGNLSPELVERCEFVVRIPTRFCINVGVAGALVMYDRMISLGRFAERPVRVGGPTEAVPGHVHGKQIYRTRKE, from the coding sequence ATGCGTGGATATTTTGCAATCGGGGTAGAGGGCGTCAGCAAGGCCTTCAACGTGGGCAACCTTGTCAGGTCTGCCCATGCCTTCGGCGCCAGTTTCGCCTTCACCATCGACGCCCGGCTGGACAAGCGCCAGCTCCGCGTCTCCGACACCTCCGATGCCGGCAGCCACCTGCCGCTCTACCACTATCCCGACCTGGCATCGCTGGACCTGCCGCAGGGCTGCGCCCTGGTCGGAGTCGAGCTGCTGGACTGCTCTATCGACCTGCCCAGCTTCCGCCACCCGCTCCGCGCCGCCTACGTGTTCGGCCCGGAACGCGGGAACCTGTCGCCCGAACTGGTCGAGCGCTGCGAGTTCGTGGTCAGGATCCCGACCCGCTTCTGCATCAATGTCGGCGTCGCGGGCGCCCTCGTGATGTACGACCGCATGATCAGCCTGGGCCGCTTCGCCGAGCGCCCGGTCCGCGTCGGCGGCCCGACCGAGGCGGTCCCCGGACACGTCCACGGCAAGCAGATCTATCGGACCCGCAAGGAATAG
- a CDS encoding sensor histidine kinase codes for MTDEPPKHRQRRTGPSYHTLSTLAGATVFAAATIGLVIVLLVVGLWKDRMDRLAEVRLEAETRAILLAQHADGVLRQVGVALAAAAFNLEERDSEGTGPATRDPIQRFMARHLPTGGCLVIFGPDGAVRSSACPRSADLGLDETTLRDHAGGRITGSMGHDHVLGLVALRRSILDRRGRFLGIAQASFQAVALLGYGHTAGVEQVEALTLPDGDIVVGPADMFAGQRQGIAVDAVRLIAGGTPDAGAIQVAERDGLIAAAAQTRVLPLLAVAANRTEETLAAWWRTVTIAALIVGILTAGGLLLLARLFQIERSRSEAFSELRLKDHALAQSSNGILICRAGIDTPITWVNHAFERNTGYTSAEVVGRNPRFMHGTEIAQPALEEIRRALRDSSPVVATVRNFRKDGSLFYNQVSIAPVCDDDGRLTHFIGIQHDVTDRILAERALEDQARFEHTLLDTIPLPVFFKDMNGVYLGANRAFEQALGLERGGVKGLRVTDIADPEIAEVYAKVDRDLRMHGGSRTFETEVRYADGSLRAAVISKAVFLNAASQRAGIIGVFSDIDEIRRREAELASLVDQRDRERARAEEANRAKSNFLACMSHELRTPLNAILGFSEIIRERSFGDDLDRYAEYAGDIHTSGEHLLSLINDILDLSKIEAGKLDLIPNALAIGPVVNSVIKLVRQRAEDHGHSLHVDLGDAEDEPLHADERAVKQILFNLLSNAIKFTPDHGRIDLACRRSTGGYVELSVSDTGIGIPADRLLTVLQPFERIDSAYTRGQEGTGLGLSLVDSLVRGHGGTVTIDSTIDVGTRVRITLPTVKRASGMAA; via the coding sequence GTGACCGACGAACCGCCGAAACACCGGCAGCGCCGGACCGGTCCATCCTACCATACCCTGTCGACCCTGGCCGGCGCGACGGTCTTCGCCGCCGCGACCATCGGGCTGGTGATCGTTCTTCTGGTCGTCGGCCTGTGGAAGGACCGCATGGACCGGCTGGCCGAGGTGCGGTTGGAAGCGGAGACCCGGGCGATCCTGCTGGCGCAGCACGCCGACGGGGTCCTGCGCCAAGTCGGCGTGGCCCTCGCCGCCGCCGCGTTCAACCTGGAGGAACGCGACTCGGAAGGAACCGGACCGGCGACCCGCGATCCGATCCAGCGCTTCATGGCCCGCCACCTGCCGACCGGCGGCTGCCTTGTGATCTTCGGCCCCGACGGCGCCGTGCGGTCCTCCGCCTGCCCGAGATCGGCGGACCTCGGGCTGGACGAAACCACGCTTCGGGACCATGCCGGCGGCCGGATCACCGGCAGCATGGGCCATGATCACGTGCTGGGACTGGTCGCCCTCCGGCGCTCGATCCTGGATCGGCGGGGGCGTTTCCTGGGCATCGCCCAGGCGAGCTTCCAGGCGGTGGCGCTGCTGGGATACGGTCACACCGCCGGGGTCGAGCAGGTGGAGGCGCTGACGCTGCCCGACGGCGACATCGTGGTCGGGCCGGCCGACATGTTCGCCGGGCAGCGCCAGGGAATCGCGGTCGACGCGGTCCGGCTGATCGCAGGCGGCACGCCGGACGCCGGCGCCATCCAGGTCGCCGAACGGGACGGCCTGATCGCCGCTGCGGCCCAGACCCGCGTCCTGCCGCTCCTCGCCGTCGCGGCGAACCGGACGGAGGAGACGCTGGCCGCCTGGTGGCGCACAGTGACGATCGCGGCCCTGATCGTCGGCATCCTGACCGCCGGCGGCCTGCTGCTGCTGGCCCGGCTGTTCCAGATCGAGCGGTCGCGGTCGGAAGCCTTCTCCGAACTGCGGCTGAAGGACCACGCCCTGGCCCAGTCGAGCAACGGCATCCTGATCTGCCGGGCCGGCATCGACACCCCGATCACCTGGGTCAACCACGCCTTCGAGCGCAACACCGGCTACACGTCCGCCGAGGTGGTCGGCAGGAACCCCCGCTTCATGCACGGGACGGAGATCGCCCAGCCGGCGCTGGAGGAGATCCGCCGGGCGCTGCGCGACAGCAGCCCCGTGGTGGCGACGGTGCGCAATTTCCGCAAGGACGGGTCGCTGTTCTACAACCAGGTCAGCATCGCGCCGGTCTGCGACGACGACGGCCGGCTGACCCATTTCATCGGTATCCAGCACGACGTGACCGACCGCATCCTGGCCGAACGGGCGCTGGAGGACCAGGCCCGGTTCGAGCATACCCTGCTCGACACCATTCCCCTGCCGGTCTTCTTCAAGGACATGAACGGCGTCTATCTCGGCGCCAACCGGGCGTTCGAGCAGGCCCTCGGCCTGGAACGGGGCGGCGTCAAGGGGCTGCGGGTCACCGACATCGCCGATCCCGAGATCGCCGAGGTCTATGCCAAGGTGGACCGCGACCTGCGCATGCACGGCGGCTCCCGGACCTTCGAGACCGAGGTCCGCTACGCCGACGGCAGCCTCCGCGCCGCCGTGATCAGCAAGGCGGTGTTCCTCAACGCGGCCTCCCAGCGGGCCGGGATCATCGGCGTGTTCAGCGACATCGACGAGATCAGGCGGCGCGAGGCCGAACTGGCGAGCCTGGTCGACCAGCGCGACCGGGAACGGGCCCGCGCCGAGGAGGCGAACCGGGCGAAGTCCAACTTCCTGGCCTGCATGAGCCACGAACTGCGGACGCCGCTCAACGCGATCCTGGGATTCTCCGAGATCATCCGGGAGCGCAGCTTCGGCGACGACCTCGACCGCTATGCCGAGTATGCCGGCGACATCCACACCAGCGGCGAGCACCTCCTGTCGCTGATCAACGACATCCTGGACCTGTCGAAGATCGAGGCCGGCAAGCTCGACCTGATCCCGAACGCCCTGGCGATCGGGCCGGTGGTGAACTCGGTGATCAAGCTGGTGCGCCAGCGTGCGGAGGATCACGGCCATTCCCTCCACGTCGATCTGGGCGACGCCGAGGACGAACCGCTCCACGCCGACGAGCGGGCGGTCAAGCAGATCCTGTTCAACCTGCTGTCGAACGCCATCAAGTTCACCCCGGACCACGGCCGGATCGACTTGGCCTGCCGGCGGAGCACGGGGGGCTACGTGGAACTCTCCGTCTCCGACACCGGAATCGGCATCCCCGCCGACCGGTTGCTGACGGTGCTGCAGCCGTTCGAGCGGATCGACAGCGCCTATACCCGCGGGCAGGAGGGGACGGGGCTGGGACTTTCGCTGGTCGATTCGCTGGTCAGGGGGCATGGCGGCACCGTGACCATCGACAGCACGATCGACGTGGGAACCCGCGTCCGCATAACGCTGCCGACCGTCAAGCGGGCCTCCGGCATGGCCGCGTGA
- the pspB gene encoding envelope stress response membrane protein PspB, with product MGGGGVFVLAVLFLTIVAPLWIIFHYVTKWRSARGLSAEDERTLAELWDSAGRMENRIVSLEKILDAEAPGWRNRQ from the coding sequence ATGGGTGGCGGGGGCGTTTTCGTCCTGGCGGTGCTGTTCCTGACCATCGTGGCACCGCTCTGGATCATTTTCCACTATGTCACCAAGTGGCGGTCGGCCCGCGGGCTGTCCGCCGAGGATGAACGGACGCTGGCCGAGCTGTGGGACAGCGCGGGCAGGATGGAGAACCGGATCGTCAGCCTGGAGAAGATACTGGACGCCGAGGCGCCGGGATGGAGGAACCGCCAATGA
- a CDS encoding acyltransferase family protein codes for MDTLRGMAIVLVILDHALYHATLSSDSVPQWIATLSLIFNPLRMPLMVFLSGMLLSPSLRKGAPDYLTGKTRNILYPYVLWSTVYVSLWVIAAPFSGTPHSWSELLMIPYAPQGHMWFLHNLFLFYLIMLAFQRVSRLVVAAVALAASGLFDFWYLDRFFFLLGFFALGDYAVQREDLISRLLANRAIVAVMTVLTLGMPATVLLLETDLRYRIPSIPLAVGGIGVMILLAGRIGDKPFAALFRHIGRNSLPAYILHWIILAAAVVVLKRIVPQDQGMLLFTVLGTIGFIGTLTAIEVINRLGLHWLFSWPKRARKKPQGAGRSDGSAHLMRGVHLRNAK; via the coding sequence ATGGATACGCTGCGCGGAATGGCGATCGTCCTCGTCATACTCGACCATGCGCTCTATCACGCCACGCTCAGTTCCGACAGCGTTCCCCAATGGATCGCGACCCTATCGCTGATCTTCAACCCGCTTCGCATGCCGCTGATGGTGTTCCTGTCGGGCATGCTGCTCAGCCCGTCGCTGCGCAAGGGCGCCCCAGACTATCTGACGGGGAAGACGCGGAACATCCTCTATCCCTATGTCCTGTGGTCGACGGTCTACGTCTCCCTCTGGGTGATCGCGGCCCCGTTCTCCGGCACGCCCCATTCCTGGAGCGAGCTGCTGATGATCCCCTATGCGCCGCAGGGACATATGTGGTTTCTCCACAACCTGTTCCTGTTCTACCTGATCATGCTGGCATTCCAGCGGGTCTCGCGCCTGGTCGTCGCGGCGGTGGCCCTGGCGGCGTCGGGGCTGTTCGATTTCTGGTATCTCGACCGGTTCTTCTTCCTGCTGGGATTCTTCGCGCTGGGCGACTATGCCGTCCAGCGGGAGGATCTGATCTCCAGGCTGCTGGCCAACCGCGCGATCGTGGCGGTCATGACCGTGCTGACCCTCGGCATGCCGGCCACCGTCCTGCTGCTGGAAACCGATCTGCGGTACCGGATACCCAGCATCCCGCTGGCCGTGGGCGGCATCGGCGTCATGATCCTGCTGGCCGGACGAATCGGCGACAAGCCGTTCGCGGCGCTGTTCCGCCATATCGGCCGGAACTCGCTGCCGGCCTATATCCTGCACTGGATCATCCTGGCGGCGGCCGTGGTGGTGCTGAAGAGGATCGTCCCGCAGGACCAGGGGATGCTGCTGTTCACCGTGCTCGGGACCATCGGCTTCATAGGGACGCTGACGGCCATCGAGGTGATCAACCGGCTGGGACTGCACTGGCTGTTCTCCTGGCCGAAACGCGCCCGGAAGAAGCCTCAAGGTGCCGGAAGGAGCGACGGTTCGGCGCACCTGATGCGCGGGGTGCACCTGAGGAACGCCAAATGA
- a CDS encoding NADPH:quinone oxidoreductase family protein has product MRAVVCREWGGPESLVLEEVAEPGAPGADQVRVAVRAAGINFADTLMIRGKYQVKPEFPFSPGLEVAGIVEEVGSGVTSVRPGDRVMALLDHGGYAERAVARAADVFPIPDSMDFETAAGFPIAYGTSHVALWERAGLKPGETLVVHGAAGGVGLTAVEIGKAMGATVIASAGSAEKLAVASGRGADHLIDYRAEDIRARVKELTGGAGADVIFDPVGGDVFDTSLRCVAWGGRLLVIGFAEGRIPQIPANILLVKNCAAVGVHWGAYRQHAPATVDESFRTLFRWFEEGRIRPHISHRLPIEDNGEALRLLISRRSTGKVVLSIPGRD; this is encoded by the coding sequence ATGCGTGCCGTGGTGTGCCGGGAATGGGGCGGGCCGGAGAGTCTGGTCCTGGAAGAGGTCGCGGAGCCCGGGGCGCCGGGGGCGGACCAGGTCCGGGTCGCCGTCAGGGCGGCGGGCATCAACTTCGCCGACACGCTGATGATCCGCGGCAAGTACCAGGTCAAGCCGGAGTTCCCGTTCTCGCCGGGGCTGGAGGTCGCCGGGATCGTCGAGGAGGTGGGGTCCGGCGTGACCTCGGTCCGGCCGGGCGACCGGGTGATGGCGCTGCTCGACCATGGCGGCTACGCCGAGCGGGCGGTGGCGCGGGCGGCCGACGTGTTCCCCATCCCGGACTCGATGGATTTCGAGACGGCGGCGGGCTTCCCGATCGCCTACGGCACCTCGCACGTGGCGCTGTGGGAACGAGCCGGGCTGAAGCCCGGGGAGACGCTGGTGGTCCACGGTGCCGCCGGGGGCGTCGGACTGACCGCCGTCGAGATCGGCAAGGCCATGGGCGCCACCGTGATCGCCTCCGCCGGATCGGCCGAGAAGCTGGCGGTCGCGTCCGGCCGCGGCGCCGACCACCTGATCGACTATCGCGCCGAGGATATCCGCGCCAGGGTCAAGGAACTGACCGGCGGGGCCGGTGCCGACGTGATCTTCGATCCGGTCGGGGGGGACGTGTTCGACACCAGCCTGCGCTGCGTCGCCTGGGGCGGGCGGCTGCTGGTGATCGGGTTCGCCGAAGGGCGCATCCCGCAGATCCCGGCCAACATCCTGCTGGTCAAGAACTGTGCCGCGGTAGGCGTCCACTGGGGTGCCTATCGCCAGCATGCGCCGGCCACCGTCGACGAGAGCTTCCGCACCCTGTTCCGATGGTTCGAGGAGGGGCGGATCCGGCCGCACATCTCGCACCGGCTGCCGATCGAGGACAACGGGGAGGCGCTGCGGCTGCTGATCAGCCGGCGCTCGACCGGCAAGGTGGTCCTCTCGATCCCCGGGCGAGACTGA
- the dctP gene encoding TRAP transporter substrate-binding protein DctP gives MTIRLCLFIMIAALTVALTAATESALARPTLLISTENGPGHVQTVIVRRFVERVRECCADRIDVDHRFGGELYRDRDVLAALVQGKIGMAVAGTWQLDQVAPDTGAFMLPVFYGRTPEEAALVQDGPAIEAMNGQIEEGLGAIVLGRWIGLGFAHVFTTRTAIDDVDDLAGLRIRSPGGMANAWRLAALGAEPVTIAWTDLPRALTENRVDGLISTFATLDSIPLWSRGVRFALEDRQYFSHYVPLVSDYFWRQLDEGSRRDLRTAWDLGVEEGRALAARAQADARDRALGAGVRIAVPTPERTSAVRARLVTDQAAVALRSGIDGRAIDRITAGLKE, from the coding sequence ATGACGATCCGCCTATGCCTTTTCATCATGATCGCCGCCCTGACCGTCGCCCTGACCGCCGCCACGGAAAGCGCACTGGCCCGGCCGACGCTGCTGATTTCGACCGAGAACGGTCCCGGCCATGTACAGACCGTGATCGTCCGCCGTTTCGTCGAACGGGTGCGCGAATGCTGCGCCGACCGGATCGATGTCGACCACCGGTTCGGCGGCGAGCTCTACCGCGACCGCGATGTCCTGGCCGCCCTGGTCCAGGGCAAGATCGGCATGGCGGTCGCCGGGACGTGGCAGCTCGACCAGGTGGCTCCCGACACCGGCGCCTTCATGCTGCCGGTCTTCTACGGGCGCACCCCTGAGGAGGCGGCGCTGGTCCAGGACGGCCCGGCGATCGAAGCGATGAACGGCCAGATCGAGGAAGGCCTGGGCGCCATCGTCCTCGGACGCTGGATCGGGCTCGGCTTCGCCCATGTCTTCACCACCCGGACGGCGATCGACGACGTGGACGACCTCGCCGGGCTGCGCATCCGGTCCCCGGGCGGGATGGCGAACGCCTGGCGGCTCGCGGCGCTGGGCGCGGAGCCCGTGACGATCGCCTGGACCGACCTGCCCCGCGCGCTGACGGAAAACAGGGTGGACGGCCTGATCTCCACCTTCGCGACGCTCGACAGCATTCCGCTGTGGTCCCGGGGCGTGCGCTTCGCGCTGGAGGACCGCCAGTATTTCTCCCACTACGTCCCGCTGGTGTCCGACTACTTCTGGCGTCAACTCGACGAGGGAAGCCGCCGCGACCTGCGCACCGCCTGGGACCTCGGCGTCGAGGAAGGGCGCGCCCTGGCCGCCCGGGCGCAGGCGGACGCCCGCGACCGCGCCCTCGGGGCCGGCGTCCGGATCGCCGTCCCGACGCCGGAACGAACCTCGGCCGTCCGGGCCCGGCTGGTCACCGATCAGGCGGCGGTGGCGCTGCGGTCCGGGATCGATGGACGCGCCATCGACCGCATCACCGCGGGACTGAAGGAATGA